The following proteins come from a genomic window of Macrobrachium rosenbergii isolate ZJJX-2024 chromosome 39, ASM4041242v1, whole genome shotgun sequence:
- the LOC136825626 gene encoding pseudouridylate synthase TRUB2, mitochondrial-like isoform X2: protein MQKIISYGPEAWNLLQGVFCVYKPFDMTMSHLRKVLIGNLTRDLNMLEPRPALPHIVIEGNTAEDLVVVKKENYADHPLVIGPRYQADDYKLSYAIHLHKNISGVCLMGVNRGTKGTLVARAGRLIRSYSLGGRLGMATNTGYFDAKVVTKSTYHHVTKARLLKTLMHIQGGFQQSAFHFLGLDPQSQAAYEAMSAEGLVRPGEKSPPLVYNIKLVEFSSPDFTIEVSCINENGEFLQHLVHKIGLQLKTNAVCTQMRCVRYGPWTLQHALLRKHWTLKHIIDNVSVCNPLIKDITPKSPSLQHVGSESLDNSIPR from the exons ATGCAGAAGATAATTTCATATGGTCCTGAGGCATGGAATCTGCTTCAgggtgtgttttgtgtgtacaaACCATTTGATATGACCATGTCACACTTGAGAAAAGTCCTAATAGGAAACCTGACGCGGGATCTAAACATGCTTGAGCCTCGACCTGCACTCCCTCACATTGTGATTGAAG GAAATACAGCAGAGGATCTTGTTGTTGTCAAGAAGGAAAACTATGCTGACCACCCTCTAGTTATTGGTCCGAGGTACCAAGCTGATGATTACAAGCTTTCCTATGCAATTCACCTGCATAAAAACATATCgg GAGTATGTCTTATGGGTGTGAACAGAGGAACCAAGGGAACTCTTGTAGCCAGAGCAGGTCGCCTTATAAGATCTTACAGTCTTGGAGGACGCCTTGGCATGGCTACAAATACAGGCTATTTTGATGCCAAA GTTGTTACCAAGTCTACGTATCATCATGTCACTAAAGCCAGACTCCTAAAGACCCTAATGCACATTCAAGGAGGTTTCCAGCAAAGTGCTTTTCACTTCTTAGGACTAGACCCTCAATCACAG GCAGCTTATGAAGCCATGTCAGCTGAAGGCCTTGTGAGACCAGGTGAGAAATCACCACCACTGGTTTACAACATCAAGCTTGTAGAATTCAGCTCTCCCGATTTTACAATTG AAGTGTCGTGCATTAATGAGAATGGCGAGTTCCTTCAACATCTTGTGCATAAGATAGGACTTCAACTGAAAACTAATGCAGTTTGCACGCAAATGCGCTGTGTAAGATATGGCCCCTGGACCTTGCAGCATGCCTTGCTGCGTAAACATTGGACTTTGAAGCATATCATTGACAATGTCAGTGTGTGTAATCCGCTTATCAAAGATATTACACCTAAATCACCAAGCTTACAGCATGTGGGCAGTGAAAGTTTGGATAACAGTATTCCCAG atga
- the LOC136825626 gene encoding pseudouridylate synthase TRUB2, mitochondrial-like isoform X1, whose product MQKIISYGPEAWNLLQGVFCVYKPFDMTMSHLRKVLIGNLTRDLNMLEPRPALPHIVIEGNTAEDLVVVKKENYADHPLVIGPRYQADDYKLSYAIHLHKNISGVCLMGVNRGTKGTLVARAGRLIRSYSLGGRLGMATNTGYFDAKVVTKSTYHHVTKARLLKTLMHIQGGFQQSAFHFLGLDPQSQAAYEAMSAEGLVRPGEKSPPLVYNIKLVEFSSPDFTIEVSCINENGEFLQHLVHKIGLQLKTNAVCTQMRCVRYGPWTLQHALLRKHWTLKHIIDNVSVCNPLIKDITPKSPSLQHVGSESLDNSIPRLKHAQ is encoded by the exons ATGCAGAAGATAATTTCATATGGTCCTGAGGCATGGAATCTGCTTCAgggtgtgttttgtgtgtacaaACCATTTGATATGACCATGTCACACTTGAGAAAAGTCCTAATAGGAAACCTGACGCGGGATCTAAACATGCTTGAGCCTCGACCTGCACTCCCTCACATTGTGATTGAAG GAAATACAGCAGAGGATCTTGTTGTTGTCAAGAAGGAAAACTATGCTGACCACCCTCTAGTTATTGGTCCGAGGTACCAAGCTGATGATTACAAGCTTTCCTATGCAATTCACCTGCATAAAAACATATCgg GAGTATGTCTTATGGGTGTGAACAGAGGAACCAAGGGAACTCTTGTAGCCAGAGCAGGTCGCCTTATAAGATCTTACAGTCTTGGAGGACGCCTTGGCATGGCTACAAATACAGGCTATTTTGATGCCAAA GTTGTTACCAAGTCTACGTATCATCATGTCACTAAAGCCAGACTCCTAAAGACCCTAATGCACATTCAAGGAGGTTTCCAGCAAAGTGCTTTTCACTTCTTAGGACTAGACCCTCAATCACAG GCAGCTTATGAAGCCATGTCAGCTGAAGGCCTTGTGAGACCAGGTGAGAAATCACCACCACTGGTTTACAACATCAAGCTTGTAGAATTCAGCTCTCCCGATTTTACAATTG AAGTGTCGTGCATTAATGAGAATGGCGAGTTCCTTCAACATCTTGTGCATAAGATAGGACTTCAACTGAAAACTAATGCAGTTTGCACGCAAATGCGCTGTGTAAGATATGGCCCCTGGACCTTGCAGCATGCCTTGCTGCGTAAACATTGGACTTTGAAGCATATCATTGACAATGTCAGTGTGTGTAATCCGCTTATCAAAGATATTACACCTAAATCACCAAGCTTACAGCATGTGGGCAGTGAAAGTTTGGATAACAGTATTCCCAG gCTCAAGCATGCCCAGTGA